Proteins from a genomic interval of Harpia harpyja isolate bHarHar1 chromosome 9, bHarHar1 primary haplotype, whole genome shotgun sequence:
- the LOC128145848 gene encoding metallothionein-1 → MDSQDCPCATGGTCTCGDNCKCKNCKCTSCKKGCCSCCPAGCAKCAQGCVCKGPPSAKCSCCK, encoded by the exons ATGGACTCGCAGGACTGCCCTTGCGCCACGG gTGGCACCTGCACCTGCGGGGACAACTGCAAATGCAAAAACTGCAAATGTACATCATGCAAAAAAG gctgctgctcctgctgcccggcAGGATGTGCTAAGTGTGCACAGGGCTGCGTCTGCAAGGGGCCCCCCTCCGCCAAGTGCAGCTGCTGCAAATAG